The DNA region gtatcaatcctattctcatgttgagcgctaagcagaaaggatcgattcacacttttatagtctctggcatgactcggccagggtttgaacccaagacctcccgcactagAAGTGAATGCTCTACCATATGGCTACCAGTCGAAGTACAGGAAACGAGTATAGAAGGAAATTTAAAGTTCAAAGGTTAGCTACCTcccgaaaaaaaaagttaagttctaaaagttgaaaatatatcAAAACCTAAGAAAATAACCTTCATTTTTCTTAAACTGCCCTGTACGTTTTGGTATTATAGGATCTTAACAAAACTGATATACTGTCTTATATCGTTGAAACACTGGATAAATAAATATAAGCAAAACTTTGTGTGTAGTCTTCGATAAAATACACATAAAACCGATTATTCCCGAGAATTAGCGATTTCGAAAAGTTCAGGGACTTTTTTGACGATTTCTGGTCTTGAAATgttgtgatgacgtcatgtaGATAATATAGCTTCGCTCACCGTTTGAGAATAATCGCGGTTATCGAAGCTTGTGGTAGTTTcgtaaaatgttatttttattttatactatCTACCGTAAAGCAACTTTACAGAAAAATGAAGGTTATTTTCTTAGGCTTTGATATATTCTCAACTTTTAGAACTTGTTTTTGTTCGTGAGGTAGCTAACCTTTGAACTTTAAATTTCCTTCCATACTCGTTCCCTGCACTTTTTTCATTCAGACAACATGTGTTGGCTTTCCGTTTCTTGTTAGGCATGATCTTGAGctacaagtctttttaaaatattaaaatttaatagttATCCGATTTCCTGGTGGTAAAAAAACCACATTAGGTGATTTAACTCTGTTCAAACAGTTGTAGTTTTGGACTAAAGTCGTCACATGAATACTGtgaaatacatttaaaaaactttggccattttatttttattttgcacctATACGAAGTAGACACGTCCCTACACGAAATAATAGTTCGTATAGGAATATATAGAGATGCATACTGTGACTAGAACACATAGTCTCCCGTTTTTCATATGCTGAGATATTTTTTTAGTCTACGGAGTATTTCCATTAAAAACATTAACCTACGTCCTGGTGCCTGGGGTCCTACTATTCTCTAGATTCCCTGGATCTTGGGTCCTACCTTTTTTTCGTATGCTGTTTTAGGTGGAACTTTTATTAACGAAACGTTATAACACAACGTAAAACAAGGTTGATAACCCAAAGCCCTTCCCTACGCCATGAGCGTAAATAAAGGGGTGGATGTGGGgcttatttttctataaaattaggttattagaaatttaaaatagcGAAAAATATATTTCCAAATATTAGATATTGTTTAAAACTTAACCGTTAGGTTTATTGGTAATGCAACAACCTTGATGATAGAGAGTAGCATATAGGATGGGCTATAGAACTCTTTTTAGCTGAAAAGAGTTAGATGATCAACCTCCTTGATAATACGAACGCGTTATTTCCTGTTCCTTCCCAACAACATAAAAACCATTAAGAATCTTGGATCACAAATTACAATTGGTATGTAAAAAATGACACAGAGTTCTTTCAAATTTCATTGTGTCGACATATCAGCTTAATGGAAATTACTGATCGCCCTATAACTTGGTAACATGACAGAATAACACGACTTGCTAAAAAAATGTGTGGTTCACCGCAAGTTTAAATGATGACTACGAATGgtaataacaataaaataaacaaagaagtaatttatattttatgtttttctaaGAACCCTGTCGCTAATGTAACCACAAAGATGTGAATCATGAAGATAACTAATCGTGACATTAGCGTTAAGACTAGAGTGGCATAAAAAAAATGGCGCAGAAAGGTTGTGAACCTGAACGAGAGATACTTCATCGATATTCAGAACCTTGGGAAAAAagtgactttattttaaaagtagAAAGCGAAAAGCTACACGTGCACAAAACAGTACTTGAGTTAGCATCTCCTGTTATTTCTAACATTTTGCAATCGACAAGAACAAGTGATGAACTtttgataacaaataaaaagGTGAAAGTAGTTGTTTTAATGTTGGATCTGATCTACCCAGCAGGTCCTTTCATAGAAGGTAAGAGTGTGAAAACTACTTCAGACTGAAAACACTTTAAGATACcctaattataataataattgtaATAATTAGAATTAACGTACTATCATTCCAATTTTTGACActtccttttaaaatttaatgttttgtaaaatgtaaatttcGAGGTAAGAAAAATAATCAGGTTTAGCTGCTTTACTTTTTTCACAAACTTTCGATATACATTCTCAAATGCAAAAAGATGGTTTATAAACGTAGGGGTCTTGATAGGTTGAAACAACGACAACCGCGACGTGACGACGCGACGTGACGACAATGACAGCAACAAACACtagtcagaaaagttaccaagCCAGCCTTACCTGaattcttatatttatttccttATTTCCACGAGAATTGCATGCCAAGGTTCAATATTCTTTTAAGAATTTCCTAGAATAAACGTTTTTTATTTAGATATAACCTGTTACAAAGAATTGCTCGATTTGTCCAAAGAATATGAAATTGTGAAAATCCGCGAAACTGTCGACCGACTTCTAGCACAAATCATGCTAATTGAACAGACTaaatacaacaacaaaagttattttagtTCTTTGAGATTCAAAAGTGAAGAAATAAAATCCATGGTTCTAGCTATCGAATATTTGAAAGCAGCGGAGCAGCATTGCTTGTTAAAAACAAAGGAGAGATGCTGTAGTTTACTTATTCATTGTTGCTATGGAGAGCCGTTCGAATCAAGAGAATATCGATCTCTTTCTCCAGCCATTCAACTTAGTATATTAAAAGCAAAATTGCAACCCCTAAAAGTTAACAACAACTCTATCAAATCAATTATCAAGTTTTgag from Hydractinia symbiolongicarpus strain clone_291-10 chromosome 6, HSymV2.1, whole genome shotgun sequence includes:
- the LOC130647772 gene encoding uncharacterized protein LOC130647772; this encodes MAQKGCEPEREILHRYSEPWEKSDFILKVESEKLHVHKTVLELASPVISNILQSTRTSDELLITNKKVKVVVLMLDLIYPAGPFIEDITCYKELLDLSKEYEIVKIRETVDRLLAQIMLIEQTKYNNKSYFSSLRFKSEEIKSMVLAIEYLKAAEQHCLLKTKERCCSLLIHCCYGEPFESREYRSLSPAIQLSILKAKLQPLKVNNNSIKSIIKF